The Mauremys reevesii isolate NIE-2019 linkage group 13, ASM1616193v1, whole genome shotgun sequence genome contains a region encoding:
- the LOC120381053 gene encoding olfactory receptor 14I1-like yields MSNQTTLTEFLLLGFSDIRELQILHFVVFLVIYLAALIGNLLIITAIALDHHLQTPMYYFLVNLSILDLGSISVSMPKSMVNSLMNTRVISYPGCVTQVFLFIVFAATDLALLTIMAYDRYVAICQPLHYERVMNRRACVQMAASAWITGIVFSALHTGNTFRLPFCQSDVINQFFCEIPQLLKLICSDSYLSEVRALAFSVFLGLNCFVFIIVSYVQIFRTVLRIPSEQGRHKAFSTCVPHLTVVSLLIFTGIFAYLKPTSSSASGLDLVVGVLYSLVPPVMNPIIYSMRNKEIKAAFKKLIVWRLFTKS; encoded by the coding sequence atgtccaaccaaaccaccctgaccgagttccttctcctgggattctctgacattcgggagctgcagattttgcactttgtgGTGTTCCTGGTGATTTACCTGGCAGCCCTGATCgggaatcttctcatcatcaCAGCCATAGCCCTCGACCACCATCTTCAAACCCCCATGTATTACTTCCTGGTGAATCTGTCCATCCTAGACCTCGGCTCCATCTCCGTCTCCATGCCCAAATCCATGGTCAATTCTCTCATGAACACCAGGGTGATTTCTTATCCTGGATGTGTCACCCAAGTCTTTCTCTTTATCGTCTTTGCTGCAACTGATCTTGCCTTACTCACCATCATGGCATACGACCGATATGttgccatctgccaaccactgcactatgagagagtgatgaacaggagagcttgtgtccaaatggcagccagtgcctggattaCTGGTATTGTCTTCTCTGCCCTGCACACTGGCAACACCTTCAGGTTACCCTTCTGCCAGTCCGATGTCATcaaccagttcttctgtgaaatcccccaaCTACTCAAGCTCATCTGCTCTGATTCGTACCTCAGTGAAGTTAGGGCTCTTGCCTTCAGTGTGTTTTTAGGGttaaactgctttgtttttataattgtgtcttatgttcagatcttcagaactgtgctgagaatcccctctgagcagggccggcataaagccttctccacctgcgtGCCTCACCTCACTGTGGTCTCTTTGTTGATTTTCACTGGCATCTTTGCCTAtctgaaacccacctccagctcagcATCAGGTCTGGACCTGGTGGTGGGTGTTCTCTATTCCCTGGTGCCTCCAGTGATGAATCcgatcatctacagcatgaggaacaaggagatcaaaGCTGCATTCAAGAAACTGATTGTGTGGAGGTTATTCACCAAGAGTTAA